Proteins encoded within one genomic window of Haematospirillum jordaniae:
- the purN gene encoding phosphoribosylglycinamide formyltransferase — protein MIAAASSRARVGVLVSGRGSNLQALLDAAEGPDFPASVVRVISNIPDVYALDRARMAGVPTTVIPHQDFPSREDFDAALDACLREAGVEFVCLAGFMRVLSAGFICGWQDRIINIHPSLLPSFKGLHTHRQALDAGVRVHGCTVHIVRPALDDGPILMQAAVPVLSADTPDTLASRVLEQEHRIYPEALRRLVQGRFVIDGAKAQSVAGDTAEGPRQALVSPPLL, from the coding sequence ATGATAGCAGCGGCATCGTCCCGTGCCAGGGTCGGGGTGCTGGTGTCCGGCCGGGGATCCAATCTTCAGGCCTTGCTTGATGCGGCGGAGGGGCCGGATTTCCCGGCCTCTGTTGTTCGCGTCATATCCAATATTCCCGATGTTTATGCACTGGATCGTGCCCGGATGGCCGGTGTCCCCACAACAGTTATCCCGCATCAGGATTTTCCCTCGCGAGAGGATTTTGATGCCGCCTTGGATGCCTGCCTGCGGGAGGCTGGTGTGGAGTTTGTATGCCTCGCCGGCTTTATGAGGGTTCTGTCCGCCGGGTTCATTTGTGGTTGGCAGGATCGAATCATCAATATCCATCCATCCTTGCTGCCATCCTTCAAGGGACTGCACACACACCGGCAGGCTCTTGATGCCGGGGTCCGTGTGCACGGGTGTACGGTCCACATTGTACGCCCGGCCTTGGATGACGGGCCAATTCTGATGCAGGCAGCGGTTCCTGTTCTGTCAGCGGATACCCCGGATACACTGGCTTCCCGGGTTCTGGAACAGGAACACAGGATTTATCCGGAAGCCCTGCGTCGGCTGGTACAAGGTAGATTTGTGATTGATGGCGCCAAGGCCCAATCCGTTGCGGGGGATACCGCAGAAGGACCTAGACAAGCCTTGGTTAGTCCACCGCTCTTGTAA
- a CDS encoding YhdP family protein: MMTKIGVVVIQKGVSQFLRIVVGILFAILLAAGALTWRLDQGPVMLDALTPYLEDALSDPQANVRVSIEHTELRWDHGLGSVGLRLQGTRVRDNQERLVARFPGLGITIEPWWLLQGRIYPRMIRIINPRILMIRDKNGQIRLGMSDLPDNPVPLPEEQGHTEPESTATETTTDFVQEILASLTNHGSPDGTPGSVVLSHLSLLQISDASMVVIDRIAGMTWHIPQASADMTRTRGQLDFDADLELATSRDTTHLDLTGSYSARSRHLEFRLETRDLRPSVLSNLSGALSPLAGLDIPLSGTIEARLALGEQTALVSGAAHITGKSGILHLPEPIKGDIPVKSLEIGLKTTADLQDIQLETLILDLDGTIVTAQGHLQSGTGGTTPPSGQVTVSVDALPVNRLRDLWPAALAVNPRTWITENLEDGTVRNGSWTFDLGADEHNTIMLKALSGTAQAEGVTVHYLRPMPPVSDTHATISFTGDTVGIAVQSGYSGALKVTGGTIALEKLDQDDNTAAVNLSITGPLPEALALIDNKPLGYARKIGIVPDKTAGHVETELKLLFPLLSDLPLDQLSVHANVQAKDVSIANLVFNQNLEKTRITMAVTTQNLEAKGEGMIGGIPARFTWTENFSGTPFASRYLVDATIAQDKRPVVGLTFTPFDGEWIEGPITAKADMTTQSDGHATLNVDADLTAAHAAIPELGWVKPTGKPGHAKATLLLRGQNVTEVPSFSASVAPDLTIRGSLNIGRNSTLADLRLDTVRINGTDAKVRIRPAKDSDGLNVTVTGSTLDLSPLFSSQDDSEGNSKKEPDRTSSMADDAPLPEGIPTTPPTVTHLDFAKVLMSEHGGLEDLKVSAARRNGRFESVQATARVDEGKPAEFRITPSGEQDGRNMTLRTSDAGALARALGIITTMRGGELQVNGTLSRHGVARGTATVGQYRLVDAPLLARILSVAALTGILDTLRGEGIGFESLEAPFVYDSDRNRLTLNDFRTHGASLGMTGRGTVWFSEGQIDVAGSIIPAYALNSLVGKIPLIGQILTGFEKDGGLIGANYAIRGTTSEPSISVNPLSALAPGFLRRLFNLGQGSTANEAEPQPAPSP; encoded by the coding sequence ATGATGACAAAAATCGGGGTTGTTGTGATTCAAAAGGGCGTAAGTCAATTTTTGCGTATTGTGGTGGGTATCCTGTTTGCCATCCTGCTGGCAGCCGGCGCCCTGACGTGGCGACTGGACCAAGGGCCTGTGATGCTCGACGCCCTGACACCTTACCTGGAAGATGCCCTGTCCGACCCACAAGCCAACGTACGGGTTTCCATTGAACATACTGAACTACGCTGGGATCACGGGCTTGGCTCTGTCGGATTACGCCTTCAGGGAACACGCGTAAGAGATAACCAAGAGAGGCTTGTCGCACGCTTCCCCGGGCTGGGTATTACCATCGAGCCATGGTGGCTTCTGCAAGGCCGGATTTACCCGAGAATGATCCGGATCATCAATCCCAGAATCCTGATGATCCGGGACAAAAATGGCCAGATACGCTTGGGCATGTCAGACTTGCCGGATAACCCGGTGCCCTTGCCGGAAGAACAAGGACATACAGAACCTGAGAGCACGGCAACAGAAACAACAACCGACTTTGTACAGGAGATTCTGGCGTCCCTGACCAACCATGGCTCACCCGATGGCACACCGGGCAGCGTTGTCCTGTCGCATCTGTCACTGTTACAGATCAGCGATGCCAGCATGGTGGTTATCGACAGAATAGCCGGAATGACATGGCATATTCCCCAAGCATCTGCCGACATGACCCGCACCCGTGGTCAGCTGGATTTTGATGCTGACCTAGAACTGGCCACATCACGAGACACGACGCATCTGGATCTGACGGGCTCCTACAGCGCCCGATCCCGTCATCTAGAGTTCAGGCTGGAAACACGGGACCTGCGCCCGTCGGTCCTGTCCAACCTGTCCGGGGCACTGTCCCCGCTGGCCGGCTTGGATATCCCGCTAAGTGGCACCATAGAAGCACGCCTTGCCTTGGGAGAGCAGACAGCCCTTGTCTCGGGAGCTGCTCATATCACCGGAAAGTCAGGCATTCTTCACCTCCCAGAACCGATAAAAGGTGATATTCCGGTCAAATCATTGGAAATAGGACTGAAGACAACAGCAGACCTGCAGGACATTCAGCTGGAAACCCTGATACTGGATCTGGATGGAACCATCGTCACGGCCCAAGGCCACCTTCAGTCCGGGACAGGAGGGACCACGCCTCCCTCAGGGCAAGTGACCGTCTCTGTCGATGCGCTTCCGGTCAACCGGCTCCGCGACCTGTGGCCCGCTGCACTTGCGGTCAATCCAAGAACGTGGATTACAGAGAACCTAGAGGATGGAACCGTACGGAACGGGTCATGGACATTCGACCTGGGGGCTGATGAACACAACACCATCATGCTCAAGGCCCTTTCCGGCACAGCACAGGCAGAAGGAGTCACCGTCCACTACCTGCGCCCCATGCCCCCGGTATCCGATACGCACGCCACCATTTCTTTCACAGGGGATACTGTCGGCATTGCGGTTCAAAGTGGATACTCCGGCGCGCTCAAGGTCACCGGCGGAACAATCGCGCTTGAAAAACTGGACCAAGATGACAACACCGCTGCCGTCAATCTGTCCATAACCGGTCCCTTGCCTGAAGCCTTGGCCCTGATCGACAACAAACCGCTGGGCTATGCCCGCAAGATCGGCATTGTACCGGACAAAACAGCCGGCCATGTGGAAACAGAGCTGAAGCTATTATTTCCTCTGCTCAGCGACCTTCCCCTAGACCAGTTGTCTGTCCATGCCAACGTGCAGGCAAAGGACGTGTCGATTGCCAATCTGGTTTTCAACCAGAACCTGGAAAAGACCCGCATCACCATGGCGGTGACAACACAAAATCTTGAGGCAAAGGGAGAGGGAATGATCGGCGGAATTCCCGCCCGTTTTACGTGGACGGAGAACTTCTCCGGCACCCCCTTTGCCAGCCGTTACTTGGTTGATGCTACCATCGCGCAGGACAAAAGACCCGTTGTCGGCCTGACCTTTACGCCCTTTGACGGAGAATGGATCGAAGGACCCATTACCGCAAAGGCCGACATGACAACCCAAAGCGACGGCCATGCCACCCTGAACGTAGACGCCGACCTGACCGCAGCCCATGCCGCAATACCTGAACTTGGATGGGTCAAACCCACCGGAAAGCCCGGACATGCCAAGGCAACGTTGCTGCTGCGCGGACAGAATGTGACCGAAGTACCATCGTTTTCAGCCAGCGTTGCCCCGGATCTGACAATACGTGGGTCCCTGAATATCGGACGCAACAGCACACTGGCAGACCTGCGCCTAGATACGGTGCGGATCAACGGCACGGATGCAAAAGTCCGGATCAGACCAGCCAAGGACAGCGACGGCCTGAATGTTACGGTCACTGGGTCAACCCTGGACCTGTCTCCCCTGTTCTCGAGCCAAGATGACAGCGAAGGCAACAGTAAAAAGGAGCCGGACAGAACATCCAGCATGGCCGATGATGCCCCCCTGCCTGAAGGTATACCGACAACCCCGCCGACGGTCACACACCTGGATTTTGCAAAGGTCTTGATGTCCGAGCATGGGGGACTGGAAGACCTGAAAGTATCTGCGGCACGTCGTAACGGCCGCTTCGAAAGCGTACAGGCCACAGCCCGCGTCGATGAAGGAAAACCGGCGGAATTCCGGATTACCCCCTCAGGGGAACAGGATGGAAGAAATATGACCCTGCGCACATCGGATGCCGGTGCACTGGCCCGTGCGTTGGGTATTATCACAACAATGCGGGGCGGAGAGCTTCAGGTTAACGGAACCCTGAGTCGTCATGGCGTGGCCCGTGGCACCGCGACGGTCGGTCAATACCGGCTGGTGGATGCTCCGCTCCTAGCACGAATACTGTCCGTTGCCGCCCTGACCGGGATTCTGGATACCTTGCGGGGGGAAGGCATCGGCTTCGAATCCCTAGAAGCTCCCTTCGTGTACGACAGCGACCGCAACAGGCTGACCCTGAATGACTTCCGGACCCACGGGGCATCACTTGGAATGACAGGGCGCGGAACTGTGTGGTTTTCTGAAGGCCAGATTGACGTAGCCGGCTCCATCATACCGGCCTATGCCCTGAACAGCTTGGTCGGCAAGATCCCCCTGATCGGGCAGATCCTGACTGGTTTTGAAAAAGACGGCGGTCTGATTGGGGCCAACTACGCCATTCGCGGCACAACCAGCGAGCCGTCTATTTCTGTCAACCCCCTCAGCGCCCTTGCACCGGGCTTTCTGCGCCGACTGTTCAATCTGGGACAGGGTAGTACAGCGAACGAGGCCGAACCTCAACCGGCACCTTCTCCCTGA
- a CDS encoding DMT family transporter: MAGTVMGVREWGLLVLLSVLWGGAFFFVGVAVPEIPPFTLVALRVFCALPFLWGLLMIRGQFFLIGSAPFFAFVAMGLLNNAVPQVLIAWAQGTVSAGVASILNATTPLFTVLLAHVLIREEKMTPGKCLGVVLGFSGVVVMTGLDALDGIGLSVLAQGAVLVASLSYAMAAIYGRYLAQQDGVSPLIVTVGSITGAALVLVPLALALETPWTLPVPGIPAWGAVLGLAVLSTVCAYLLFYNLLDRVGASNASLVTFLIPVSAVVLGFLFLEEQLEPRHGAGMALIALGLAVLDGRLIRGRRPSPLQGEGAG; the protein is encoded by the coding sequence GTGGCGGGTACAGTGATGGGGGTGCGGGAATGGGGCTTGCTTGTTCTTTTATCGGTTCTTTGGGGGGGGGCGTTTTTCTTTGTCGGTGTTGCCGTCCCTGAGATCCCGCCCTTTACGCTGGTTGCCCTGCGGGTTTTTTGTGCCCTGCCATTTTTGTGGGGCCTGTTGATGATCCGGGGTCAATTTTTCCTGATCGGGTCTGCGCCCTTTTTCGCTTTTGTTGCTATGGGGTTGCTGAACAATGCGGTTCCACAGGTCTTGATTGCTTGGGCGCAGGGGACGGTTTCAGCTGGTGTGGCTTCAATTCTGAATGCAACAACGCCTTTGTTTACCGTTTTATTAGCCCATGTCCTGATCCGCGAGGAGAAGATGACACCGGGAAAATGCCTTGGTGTGGTGCTGGGATTTAGTGGTGTGGTGGTGATGACAGGTCTGGATGCCCTTGATGGCATCGGCCTGTCTGTTCTGGCCCAAGGTGCGGTGCTGGTGGCCAGCTTGTCGTATGCCATGGCGGCGATTTATGGGCGTTACCTTGCGCAGCAGGACGGCGTATCCCCCTTGATCGTTACGGTGGGAAGCATTACCGGGGCAGCCTTGGTTCTGGTGCCCCTTGCTCTGGCTCTGGAAACGCCGTGGACCCTGCCTGTACCCGGTATCCCGGCATGGGGTGCGGTTCTTGGGCTTGCTGTTCTGTCAACGGTCTGTGCCTACCTGCTGTTTTATAACCTGCTGGATCGCGTCGGGGCGTCCAATGCATCCCTTGTTACCTTCCTGATTCCAGTCAGTGCCGTTGTCCTGGGCTTCCTGTTTCTGGAAGAGCAGCTGGAACCCCGCCATGGGGCAGGCATGGCCCTTATTGCGCTGGGCCTTGCCGTACTTGACGGGCGTCTGATCCGGGGGCGGCGTCCTTCCCCGCTTCAGGGAGAAGGTGCCGGTTGA
- a CDS encoding peroxiredoxin — translation MNMMTGQPAPAFDLPASGGGRVSLAALQDRIVVLYFYPKDLTSGCTTEAENFRDLHDDFLAAGAVVLGVSRDSVRKHDQFVEKHSLPFPLLSDEETGSLCEAYGVWVEKSMYGRKYMGIDRSTFLIAPGGEIAREWRKVKVPGHAAAVLEAVRQISA, via the coding sequence ATGAACATGATGACAGGCCAGCCGGCTCCCGCGTTCGACCTTCCCGCCAGCGGCGGAGGACGCGTGTCACTGGCCGCGTTGCAGGACAGGATTGTTGTTCTCTATTTCTATCCAAAAGACCTGACGTCGGGGTGTACAACCGAGGCCGAGAATTTCCGTGATCTGCACGACGATTTCTTGGCTGCCGGTGCTGTGGTTCTTGGCGTATCCAGGGATTCCGTGCGCAAGCATGACCAGTTTGTGGAAAAGCACAGCCTTCCGTTCCCCCTGCTGTCTGATGAAGAGACTGGCAGCCTGTGCGAGGCCTATGGGGTCTGGGTCGAGAAGAGCATGTATGGTCGCAAGTATATGGGCATTGATCGCTCTACATTCCTGATTGCGCCTGGCGGTGAAATCGCGCGGGAGTGGCGCAAGGTCAAGGTTCCCGGCCACGCTGCCGCTGTGCTGGAGGCTGTTCGGCAGATATCAGCCTGA
- a CDS encoding ferritin-like domain-containing protein: protein MFATISDAAHAVLTTADPARKCLLTRQLCLLWERTGLPPAGQTLPPDRPARPEHPALLPPRDMPKRSTGPGKGRIGLIHALAHIELNAVDLAWDIVARFNDERMPVAFYTDWIRVADDEAGHFMMLEGALRRHDSFYGALPAHDGLWQAAEKTTGSLSARLALVPMTLEARGLDTTPATKDRLRAQGEHDLADMLHVIFEDEIRHVHSGVRWLTYLAQRDNQDPAALFATHIQTLYPGGLKPPFNVEARTQASFPESWYRPLQAEPT, encoded by the coding sequence GTGTTTGCCACCATCTCCGACGCTGCCCATGCGGTTCTGACCACAGCAGACCCTGCCCGTAAATGTCTGCTGACACGGCAGCTTTGCCTGCTGTGGGAACGAACCGGGCTTCCACCGGCAGGACAGACCCTGCCACCGGACAGGCCGGCACGACCGGAGCATCCCGCCCTTCTACCCCCCCGGGATATGCCGAAGCGGTCAACAGGTCCGGGAAAGGGGCGCATTGGCCTGATCCATGCCTTGGCCCATATCGAACTGAATGCTGTTGATCTGGCCTGGGACATTGTCGCCCGCTTCAATGATGAAAGAATGCCCGTCGCCTTTTATACGGACTGGATCCGGGTTGCTGATGACGAAGCCGGACACTTCATGATGCTGGAAGGGGCCCTGCGTCGGCACGACTCCTTCTACGGTGCCCTGCCGGCCCATGACGGGCTGTGGCAAGCAGCCGAGAAAACAACAGGGTCACTGTCGGCGCGCCTAGCCCTTGTACCCATGACACTGGAAGCACGCGGACTGGATACCACACCTGCAACAAAGGATCGCTTGCGAGCGCAAGGAGAGCATGATCTGGCCGACATGCTGCATGTGATCTTCGAGGATGAAATACGCCACGTCCACAGCGGCGTGCGGTGGCTGACCTACTTGGCCCAGCGCGACAACCAGGACCCTGCTGCCCTGTTTGCCACCCATATCCAAACCCTGTACCCCGGGGGCCTGAAACCACCTTTTAACGTGGAGGCTCGCACGCAGGCTAGCTTCCCCGAGAGCTGGTACCGGCCACTACAGGCAGAACCAACATAA
- a CDS encoding bifunctional [glutamine synthetase] adenylyltransferase/[glutamine synthetase]-adenylyl-L-tyrosine phosphorylase: protein MPDVPVPLFIRKPEPAPLPALLEWGDWSALPPPFDRLKVAVAMQHWQDVVARFVDHCAEQSVPVPDMVSGHPDVQRVLESCFGNSPFLTTCLLQEPAFFFSLFSRGPDAEITVLLHTLRQELAQPVTTPELMKALRVAKRRMSMLAGLADMAGVWDSIRVSAALSDFADMALRLCVAALLRAAQNTGQIDLPHADDPQKDCGYMILALGKLGAFELNYSSDIDLVVLYDEEKIRYRGRKSPSEFYVRLTRDLMRLLEERTADGYVFRTDLRLRPDPGSTALALSVQAAEIYYESFGQNWERAAMIKARPVAGDIVRGREFLSGLRPFVWRKSLDFNAIQDIHSIKRQIHAHKGGGHVAVAGHNIKLGRGGIREIEFFAQTQQLIWGGRVPGLRLSRTLDALDALADAGRITGTVRDDLSRCYQFLRTVEHRLQMIDDARTQTLPLDPERRAHLACFLGWPDLASFDQAMQAVLCTVEAHYAALFGDAPGLGTETPDGQGGSLVFTGHEDDPETLQTLSGLGYTNPRAIAAMIRAWHHGRYRVTRSTRAREVLTELVPTLLRALGKTFRPDEAFYRFDEFLRGLPAGIQIFSLLYDNDRLLDLLADIMGDAPRLAGILARRPGLFDAVMARDFLAPLPDRDALGADLDRILAGTSAFEDVLDLCRIWVNGRKFQVGVQVLRHMVAPRPAGEALTAVADVVLDRLLRETEREFSLRHGRVPGGALVVLALGKMGGREMTVTSDLDLTLLYDFPADCETSDGPVPLAASTWFIRLTQRFVNAVTAMTSAGILYEVDMRLRPSGSKGPLAVSLDAFVRYNAESAWTWERMAQTRARVVCGDPALARRVSLALVQSFGLPPDPVALLLDVADMRVRMARERRAANMFDVKLWRGGLVDIEFIVQYLLLRHANVQPAVLDANIAGAIDRLRDAGFLESPDADLLQEAQELWLGLQGILRYSIDGVFREQEAPPGLCARLAHSAGEPDFPRLKERMGHVYRQVSALFARLIEHPADQARRASGSAPVQGESKP, encoded by the coding sequence ATGCCTGACGTGCCTGTTCCCCTGTTTATCCGCAAACCTGAACCCGCCCCTTTGCCAGCCCTGCTGGAGTGGGGTGACTGGTCGGCCTTGCCCCCCCCCTTTGACCGTCTGAAAGTTGCCGTGGCTATGCAGCACTGGCAGGACGTGGTGGCGCGTTTTGTGGATCATTGTGCAGAGCAGTCGGTTCCTGTACCGGATATGGTATCCGGTCATCCTGATGTCCAGAGGGTTCTGGAAAGTTGTTTTGGCAACAGTCCGTTTCTGACGACGTGCCTTTTGCAGGAGCCGGCCTTTTTCTTCTCCCTGTTCTCGCGTGGCCCAGATGCCGAGATAACGGTGTTGCTGCATACCCTGAGGCAGGAGTTGGCGCAGCCCGTGACAACGCCTGAACTAATGAAGGCCTTGCGTGTGGCCAAGCGGCGGATGTCCATGCTGGCTGGCCTTGCGGATATGGCTGGTGTCTGGGATTCCATCCGGGTCAGTGCGGCATTGTCCGACTTTGCGGACATGGCCTTGCGACTGTGTGTGGCGGCCTTGTTGCGTGCGGCGCAGAACACGGGACAGATTGATCTTCCCCATGCCGACGATCCTCAGAAGGACTGTGGCTACATGATTCTAGCGCTGGGCAAGCTGGGCGCTTTCGAGCTGAACTACTCCTCTGATATTGACCTGGTCGTCCTCTACGACGAGGAGAAAATAAGGTACCGGGGGCGCAAGTCTCCATCAGAATTCTATGTCCGTCTGACCCGTGATCTGATGCGTCTTCTGGAAGAGCGCACGGCCGACGGGTATGTCTTCCGTACGGATTTGCGCCTGCGTCCGGATCCGGGGTCAACAGCCTTGGCGCTGTCGGTGCAGGCTGCGGAAATTTACTATGAAAGTTTTGGCCAGAACTGGGAACGGGCGGCGATGATCAAGGCGCGACCGGTTGCCGGTGACATTGTGCGCGGGCGTGAGTTCCTGTCCGGCCTGCGTCCGTTTGTGTGGCGCAAATCACTGGATTTCAATGCGATACAGGATATTCATTCCATCAAGCGCCAGATCCATGCCCACAAGGGAGGAGGGCATGTCGCCGTGGCCGGTCACAACATCAAGCTCGGCCGTGGGGGTATCCGGGAGATCGAGTTTTTTGCCCAGACCCAGCAGCTGATCTGGGGTGGGCGTGTACCGGGATTGCGCCTTTCCCGAACCCTTGATGCCCTTGATGCCCTTGCGGATGCCGGGCGGATTACCGGCACTGTGCGTGATGACTTGAGCCGGTGCTACCAGTTTCTCAGGACGGTGGAGCACCGGCTGCAGATGATTGATGACGCCCGGACACAGACCCTGCCCCTAGATCCGGAGCGCCGGGCGCATCTGGCCTGTTTCCTCGGGTGGCCGGACCTAGCATCGTTTGATCAGGCCATGCAGGCCGTTCTGTGTACGGTTGAAGCCCACTATGCCGCCCTTTTTGGTGATGCACCTGGCCTTGGTACCGAAACCCCGGACGGACAGGGAGGAAGCCTGGTTTTTACCGGCCATGAAGATGATCCGGAAACCCTGCAGACTCTTTCGGGGTTGGGCTATACCAATCCCCGTGCCATTGCTGCGATGATCCGTGCCTGGCATCATGGTCGCTATCGGGTTACACGGTCTACCCGGGCGCGCGAGGTCTTGACCGAGCTGGTGCCAACTTTGTTACGTGCGCTGGGCAAGACATTCCGTCCCGATGAAGCTTTTTACCGTTTTGACGAGTTTCTGCGGGGTCTGCCGGCTGGCATACAGATCTTCTCGCTTCTATATGACAATGATCGGCTGCTGGATCTTCTAGCCGATATCATGGGGGATGCCCCGCGTCTTGCGGGTATTCTTGCCCGTCGCCCCGGGTTGTTTGATGCGGTTATGGCCCGGGATTTTCTGGCCCCGCTGCCCGACCGGGATGCCCTAGGGGCCGATCTTGACCGGATTCTTGCTGGAACATCGGCGTTCGAGGATGTGCTGGACCTGTGCCGGATCTGGGTCAACGGGCGCAAGTTTCAGGTTGGGGTGCAGGTGTTGCGTCACATGGTTGCTCCCCGTCCGGCGGGCGAGGCCCTGACGGCTGTTGCCGATGTGGTTCTTGATCGCCTCTTGCGTGAAACAGAGCGTGAATTTTCCCTTCGTCACGGGCGTGTTCCGGGTGGGGCCTTGGTGGTTCTGGCCCTAGGGAAAATGGGCGGGCGGGAAATGACCGTGACCTCTGATCTTGACCTGACCCTTCTTTATGATTTCCCGGCAGACTGCGAAACGTCGGATGGACCGGTTCCTTTGGCGGCCAGCACCTGGTTCATCCGTCTGACCCAGCGGTTTGTCAATGCGGTCACAGCGATGACTTCTGCGGGTATTCTTTACGAGGTGGACATGCGCCTTCGTCCGTCGGGGTCAAAGGGACCGCTGGCAGTCAGTCTGGATGCCTTTGTCCGGTATAACGCTGAATCGGCATGGACGTGGGAGCGCATGGCCCAGACCCGGGCCCGGGTTGTGTGTGGAGACCCAGCCTTGGCCCGGCGGGTTTCCCTGGCTCTTGTGCAGTCTTTTGGCCTGCCCCCTGATCCGGTTGCGTTGTTGCTGGATGTTGCAGATATGCGGGTCCGCATGGCCCGTGAACGCCGTGCCGCCAACATGTTTGATGTCAAATTATGGCGTGGAGGGCTGGTGGATATCGAGTTTATTGTGCAGTATCTTCTGCTTCGACATGCCAATGTGCAGCCTGCTGTTCTGGATGCCAACATTGCCGGTGCCATCGATCGTCTGCGGGACGCAGGTTTCCTTGAATCTCCTGATGCGGACCTGTTGCAGGAGGCGCAGGAACTCTGGCTTGGACTGCAGGGCATTTTGCGCTATTCCATCGACGGCGTTTTCCGGGAGCAGGAGGCGCCACCCGGCCTGTGTGCGCGTTTGGCCCATTCAGCCGGGGAACCTGATTTCCCGCGCCTGAAGGAACGCATGGGCCATGTGTACAGGCAGGTATCAGCCCTTTTTGCACGCCTGATTGAACATCCGGCGGACCAGGCCCGCCGGGCTTCTGGTTCTGCGCCGGTACAAGGAGAATCGAAACCATGA